GTGCGTACTCCTTGGTGACGGCGGCCAGTCGAGTACGGTCGGCCGCGTCGCACGCGACCACGTCCACGCGGGCCCCCGCCCGCTCCAGCGCGGACCGCAGCCGCCCGGCCCCCGGGGCGTGCGGGCCCCGGCGGCCGGTGAGGACGAGGTGGCGGACGTTGTGCCCGCGCACCAGATGGAGGGCCAGCAGGGAGCCGAGGGCGCCGGTGCCACCGGTGATCAGGACGGTGCCGCCCGCGAAGCCGTCACCGATGCGGTTGTCGGCACCACGGACGGCGACGGCGAGGCGGGGGATGCGTACCGCGCCTTCCACCAGGGCGAGTTGGGGTTCGCCCGTGGCCAGGGCGGCGGGCAGCAGGCGCAGGGACGCGGGGTCGCCGTCCGTGTCGACGAGCGTCAGGCGGCCGGGGTACTCCGCCTGCGCGGCGCGCAGCAGACCCCACACCGCTGCGGCGGGCAGGTCGGGTACGGGGGCGTGGGCATCGCGGGTCACCACGACCAGCCGGGCTCCGGGGGCCGTCTGACCGGCCTGCAACAACTCCAGGGCGCGCGTGGTCAGGGCACGGGTGGCCGCCACGGGATCGGTGGCCTCGGAGGGGGCGGCGAGGGAGACGACGACCGTCGCGGGACCGGCCTGCGGGGTGGCGGGCGGAGGGGGCAGTTCGGCCCGCAGGCCCAGGTCGTCCGGCTCGGCCACGGTCGGCACCGGTCCAGGGCCGTCCCCCGCTGTCGCGACGGAAGACCAGCGCAGCCGGTACAGCCCGGCGGCCGCGCCCAGTCCCACGGCCGAGGCGTCGGCGGACTCCGGGACGGGCCGGGTGGTCAGTGATTCCACCCGGGCCACCGGTGTGCCGGTGTGGTCGGCGAGGTCCACCGTGACCGTGTCGGGGCCGGTGGTGCGCAGCCGTACGCGCAACGCGGTCGCGCCGGTGGCGTACACCGTCGTACCGCGCCAGGCGAAGGGCAGCCGGGCGGTACCGGCGGGCGGGGCGGTGAGGACTCCGGCGTGCAGGGCCGCGTCCAGGAGCGCGGGGTGGAGGGCGTACCGCCCGGCATCGGCCGTCAGCGGCTCGGGCAGCCGTACGTCGGCGAACAGTTCCTCGTCCCGCCGCCAGGCGGCGGTGACGCCCTGGAACGCCGGGCCGTACGCGTAACCGGCGGCGGCCAGGCGTGCGTAGGCCCCGTCGAGGTCCACGGGATCCGCGCCCGGGGGCGGCCACGAACCGGCGTCGGCGTCCCGGCCGGGGCGGGCGGCGGCAGGACCGAGGCGTCCGGTCGCGTGGTGCGTCCAGGGGCCGAGGGAGCCCGTCTCCTCCGGGCGGGAGTGGACGTCGGCCGCGCGTCGGCCGGAAGCGTCCGGCTCGCCGAGGACCACTTGGACCTGGATACGGTCACCGGCCTCGGGCGGCAGGACCAGCGGGGCGAGCAGGGCGAGGTCCTCCAGGACGTCGAGCCCGCACGCCTCACCCGCGTACAGCACCATCTCGGCCAGCGCGGCACCGGGCACGAGCGGCAGCCCGGAGACGACGTGGTCGCGCAGCCACGGCTGGGACGCCGCCGACAAGTGCCCGGTGCACAGCAGCTGTTGGGTGCCGGGCACGGTCGTCGGGCGGGCCAGCAGAGGGTGGGCGCGGTCGTCCCCGGCCGGGGCGGCGGCGGTCTGGGTCAGCCAGGAGTGCTGCCGCTGGAAGGGGTAGGTCGGCAGCTCCACCCGGCGGGCTCCGCTGTCCGCGTACACCCGCCGCCAGTCCACCGGCAGCCCGTGCACGTGGAGCCGGGCGAGAGCGGCCAGAACAGTCGCGGCCTCCGGCTCCTTGGCCCGTACGAAGGCCGTGAGCAGCGGCCGCTTCTCGCCGTCGACCAGGCCGGTGTCGGCGGCGGCCGCCGCGGTCAGCGGCGCCCCGGGCCCGATCTCCGCGAAGGCGGTGACCTGCTCGTCGTGGGCCAGCCGGTGCAGCGCGTCGCCGAAGCGCACGGTTTCGCGGACGTGACGCACCCAGTAGGCGGCCGAGCGCAGCTCGTCCCCGACGGCCGGCCGGCCGGTGAGGCCCGACACCACCGGGACGCGGGGTGCCCGGTACTCCAACCGCTGGGCGACGCGGCCGAATTCCTCAAGCATCGGCTCCATCAAGGGGGAGTGGAAGGCATGGCCGACCCGCAGCCGCGTGGTGCGGCGACCGAGCCGGGCGAACCGGTCCGCGACGGCGAGGACGGCCGCCTCGTCCCCGGAGACGACGACGGAGCGCGGCCCGTTCACGGCGGCGACGGCAACACGGCCCACAAGCCCGGAACCGCTCGGTGGACCGGAGTCGCCCGGTACATCCGAGACGCCCGCCGGACCGGAGTCGCCGCCCGGACTCGCGTCGCCCCCCGCGCCGGAAAGCTCCGCCAGCACCCTCGCCACCTCGTTCTCCGTGGCGTCCAGCGCCACCATGGCCCCGGTTCCCGGCAGTTGGCGCATCAGGCGGCCTCGGGCCGCCACCAGTTCCACCGCGTCCCGTTCCGACAGGATGCCCGCCGCGTGGGCCGCCGCCAGTTCGCCGACCGAGTGTCCGGCCAGGACGTCCGGCCGTACACCCCACGACTCCAGCAGCCGGAACAGCGCGACCTCGAAGGCGAACAGGCCCGCCTGCGCCACGTCCGTCCGGTCCAGCAGGGCCGCCTCACGGGTGCCCTCCCGCGCCCACAGCACCGTACGCAACGGATGGTCCAGTCGGCTGCCGCCGCATCCGTCGTACGCGTCCAACCGGTCGCACAAGGCGTCGAAGACGGCCGCGAAGACGGGGAAGGCCCCGTGCAACTCGCGTCCCATGCCGGGCCGTTGCGCTCCCTGGCCGGAGAACAGCAGCGCGAGCCGACCGGCGGTCGAGGCCGCCCGACCGGTCGGAGCCGGGCCGTCGGTGCCGGTCCCCGCCCAGGAATCCAGCGCGGTCAGCAGCGACGCGCGGTCGGAGCCGGGCAACGCCGCCCGGTGGGGGAGCGCGGCACGGGTCGTGGCCAGTGAGAACGCGACGTCCAGGGGGGACAGTTCGGGCCGCTCGCGCAGCAGGGAGGCGATCAGCCGGGCCTGTGCGCGCAGGGCCCCGGTGTCCGCACCGGACAGCAGCAGGGGCGGCGTCCACTGCCACCGCCCGGCGTCCTGCCGCGCAGCGGGCACCACCGGCTCCCCGGGCGGGGCCTGCTCCAGGATGACGTGGGCGTTGGTCCCGCCGATGCCGAACGCGGAGACCCCGGCCCGGCGCGGGCTGCCGGGCGCCGGGAGCCACTCCCGCTCCCGCGTCAGGAGCCGTACGGCGGCCGACGACCAGTCCACCTGGGGCGAAGGCTCCTCGCAGTGCAGGATGCGGGCGTGCTGCCCGTGCCGCATGGCCAGGACGGTCTTGATGACGCCGCCGACCCCGGCGGCGGCCTGGGTGTGCCCGATGTTGGACTTCAGCGCGCCGAGCCACAACGGCCGGTCGGCGGGTCGCTCGCGCCCGTACACCGCCTGGAGCGCCTGCGCCTCGATGGGGTCGCCGAGCGCGGTGCCGGTGCCGTGCGTCTCGACCGCGTCGATGTCCGTGGGGGAGAGACCGGCGTCGGCCAGCGCCTGACGGATCACCTCCTGCTGGGCGGGACCGCTGGGCGCGGTCAGCCCGTTGGATGCGCCGTCGGAGTTGACGGCCGAGCCGCGCAGCAGCGCCAGCACCGGGTGGCCGTTGCGCCGGGCGTCGGACAGCCGCTCCAGCAGGACCAGGCCCACACCCTCCGACCAGGCAGCGCCGTCGGCCGATGCGGAGAACGACTTGCACCGCCCGTCCGGGGCCACCCCGCGCAGCCTGCTGAACGCGACGAAGGGCGCCGGGGTGGACATCACCGTGACCCCTCCGGCCACGGCCAGCGAGCACGTGCCCGACCGCAGCGCCCGCGCCGCCGCGTCCATCGCCACCAGCGACGACGAGCAGGCGGTGTCGACCGTGACGGCGGGTCCGTGCAGGCCCAGGGCGTACGCGATGCGCCCCGAGGCGACGCTGCCCGCCGAGCCCAGTGCGAGGTGCGCCTCCAGCTCGTGCGCCCCCTGGTGCAGGAAGCGCGCGCCGTAGTCGGCGTGCATCATGCCGACGAACACGCCGGTGTCGCTGCCGCGCAGGGCCGCCGGGTCGATGCCCGCCCGCTCGCAGACCTCCCAGGAGGTCTCCAGGAGCAGCCGCTGCTGCGGATCGGTGGCCAGCGCCTCGCGCGGGGACATGCCGAAGAAGGCCGCGTCGAAGTCGGCCGCGCCGCGCAGGAATCCGCCCCGGCGGGTGACGGAGGTGCCGAGCCGGTCCGGGTCGGGGTCGAAGAGCCCCACCGGTGCCCAGCCCCGGTCCGTGGGGAAGCCGGAGGTCGCGTCGACGCCGTCGTTGACCAGCCGCCACAGCTCCTCGGGGGAGGTCACGTCCGGTCCGCCGCCCGGATAGCGGCACGCCATGGCGACGATGGCCACCGGGTCGTCCGACGGCTCGTCAGGAATGGTTCGGCTGCTGCTCGTACGGGGCGACTGCTCCGGGTTCTCGAACAGCTCGGCGGCCAGGAAGTCGGCCACGGCGGCAGGCGTCGGGCGGTCGAAGACCAGGGTCGCGGGCAGGGCGAGACCGGTCGCCGCACCGAGCCGGTCGCGCAGCAGGACGCCCCCGAGCGAGGTGAGCCCGAACGCGGTGAAGGGCAGCCGGGGCTCCAGCGGCAGCGCGCCCCCGTCGCAGGTCCGCTCCGTGCAGTCGAGGACGACGCGCAGCACGGCGGCGTACCGCAGGGACGGCGCCAGCTCCAGCAGCCGCTCGCGCAGCGCGGACGCGGCGGCCGTCCGGTCCGTGGCCAGCCGGTCCGCCAACTCCCTTACGAGAGCCGGGCGGTCGGTCTTCCCGGTGGCCGTGCGCGGCACGACGCCCACCTCGTACACCTCGTCGGGCACCTTGAAGCCCGACAACCGTTCCTGGCAGTACGTGCGCAGCCCAGCGGTGTCGACCCCGTCCGGGCCCGCCACCACGAACGCGACGGGCACCTCGCCCAGCGCGTCGTGCGGCCGGGCGACGACGGCCGCGTCCGAGACGCCGGGGAAGCCGAGCAGCACCTGCTCGACCTCGACTGGGTTGATGTTCTCGCCCCCTCGGATGATCAGTTCCTTGACCCGGCCGGTGACGTGCAGACGGCCGCTGTCCAGGCGGCGGCCGAGGTCGCCCGTGCGGTACCAGCCGTCCCGGAACGCCCGCGCGGTCTCCTCGGGCCGACGGTGGTAGCCGATCATCAGGCTCGGCCCGCGCACCCAGATCTCCCCCTCGCCCTCGACCGTCCCGCCGCTCACGGGATCGGCCAGCCGGATCTCGACCCCGGGCACCGGCAGCCTGCCCAAGTCGTCGTTCCCGGGGTGCTCGAAGGGCCTGACCGCGATCTTCCCGCACGTCTCGGTGGAGCCGTAGCCGTCGAGCAACGGCACGCCGGTCACCTCTTCCACGGCCGTACGCAGCGCCGGGGGACACGGCGCCCCGGCGGTCACGCACAGCCGCAGCCCCGACGGCCGTCGGCCCTCGCCCACCGAGTCCACCAGCAGGTGATACGTGGCGGGCACTCCGGCCAGGACGCTGAACTCCCCCTCGGCGACCGCCTCCGCGACACTCGCCCCCCGCTCCAGGAGGTAGGCACCCGCCCCCACCGCGACCACGCCCAGCACGCACAGCGAGTGCGCGTACGCGTGGAACAACGGCAGCGGACACAGCAGTTGGTCTTCGGGCCCCAGCCCCCACAGCGGTACGTACGCCGAGGCCACCGACCACAGCCAGGCGCGCTGGCTGGAGACGACGCCCTTGCCGGTGCCCGTGGTGCCCGACGTGTAGTGGATCCAGGCGGGGTCGTCCAGACCGAGGTCGTCACGGGCCGGAAGGCCGGGTTCCGTCCGCATCAGCTCCTCGTACGCGACCGAGCCCGCAAGCCCCCCACCGGCCCCGCCCACCACGACCACACGCAACCGGGGCCGCCCGGCGGCCAGTCGGGCGACCCTCGGCAGCGACGCCTCCTCGGTGACGATCGCGACCGCGCCGCAGTCGTCGAGGAAGTACGCCAGCTCGGCCTCGGCGGCACCGGGGTCGAGGGCCACGCCCACCGCTCCCGCCCGCAGGACCGCCAGGCAACTCTCCACCCACTCCACGCGGTTGCCCAGATGGAGCGCCACCCGTTCCCCGGGCCGCACTCCCAGCCCCGCCAGATGACCCGCGAGCCGCGCGGTCCGGCTCTCCAACTCCCGGTACGTCACGACCCGCCGGGCGTCCGCGAAGGCGGTCCTGTCCCCCCGGCGCTCCGCGTGGGCCTTCAGCACCCCGGGCACCGCACGGATCAGATCGTCACGTACCTCGGCCATCCCCACCCCTTCGCCACGGAACACAGCGCCTTGCCGCGGAACGCACCACGGCACGCCCCCACTCCGACACCGTATCCACCTCGGGGAAACGCGGACCCGGGGGTCTCTCAGCCCCTTGCCTCCCGCCGGAGTGCGACCGCGACCCGGACGTCCGCCACCGCGCGCTCGTGATCGACCGGCGGCGGCTGGAACCGCCCGCCCGCCACCCGCACGTGCTCCTCCCAGCGGTCCTGCCAGAACTCCACCGTCCAGCCGGGCCACCGCTGCGGCATCTCGTACGCCTCCGCCGACGCCCCGAGCACCCACCAGCCCATCCGGCGCCGTACCGGATCGACATGGACACCGGCCTCGGCCGACACCCGGCACACCCCGTGCTCCGGCCCGCCCGCCAGCCGGGCGAGCAGGGCAGGCCCCTCGCAGACCGGATGGTCGCCGGCGTTCGCCACCAGGTAGCAGCGGTCCGTGCCGACCGTCACCACCGCCACCATCGGCTCCGGTTCGGCCAACTCCTCGTCACCGGGCTCGATCACCTCCCCCACCGCGAGCCCGCCCTCGCGAAGACGGACGTTTCCGGGGTCCAGCCCCAGGTAGCCGCGCAGTTCGGCCGGGCCGTCGTACAGCCACCGCACCTCCCACCCCGCCCAGACCTCCCGCAACAACGCGAGAGTCGCCGCCCGGTACCGCATGACGGTGCTCGGCCCCTCCCAGGCGAACAGCATCAGCACCCTCCGGCCGAGGTCGATCAGCGCCGCCCCCTGGCAGTGCACGTCGTCCAGCCACCAGTCGTCGACCCGCAGACGCCTGACCATCGCGAGCGTCTCCGCCGGTCCCGCCAGCAGGTCGAGGTCCATCCCCACCGCCCCGTACCGCGACAGGTACAGCTCGAACTCACCGCTCTCGCGGACGACGACGAAGTTCGCACGATCACCCATCCCCCGAGGATGTCCGACACGAGGCCGGGCCGCCACGGAATGGACGTCTTCGCGCCCCTGCGGGGGTCAGTTGGGTTCGCCCAGGGGGGTCGTGACGAAGGGGCCGCCGATGTACTCCGCTGCGGGGCCGGTGGGGGCGGGGGCGGTGATCCGGTCCGCGAACGTCTCGGCGTCGTCCCGGGACGTGTAGCCCAGGGCCTCCGCTTCGGCGAGGGAGTAGATACGGCGGGTATTGTCGGAGACGCCCCAGATCAGGCGGTAGCCGGGCGACGGGGTGGCCAGACAGGCTTCGAACAGGCGCGCGGCGTCGCCGGGGGAGAGCCAGGTGGCCAGGCCGCGCGGCCCGAGGGCGACCGGGCTCGGGTAGCAGGAGCCGATGCGGACGACGATGACGTCCATGCCGTAGCGCGAGTGGTAGAGGCTTCCGAGTGCTTCGACGGCAGCCTTGCTCACGCCGTAGAAGGTGTCGGGGCGGGCGGTGGAGTCGGCGGCCAGGCCCGTGTCGCCCGCTTCGTCGTTCCGCCGGAAACCGACGGCGTGGTTGCTGGATGCCAGGATCACGCGCGGGACACCGGCCGCGCGGGCGGCTTCCAGGACCGTTCTGGTGCCGTGGACGTTGACGTCGAGGATCTCTTCCCACGACGCCTCGCGGCTGTGCCCGCCGAGATGGATGACCGCGTCGACAGCGGTGCACGCCTCGGCCATCGCGGCCGGGTCGGTGACCGAGGCGGAGACCAGCTCGACCGCTTCACCGGCCTGTGCGGCCGGTTGGTCGGACAGGTCCAGCAGGCGCAGGATCCGGCCGTCACGGCGGAGCCGCGAGCGCATCAGGCCGCCGACCATGCCCCCTGAGCCGGTGATGAGGACGCGCTGTTCTGCCATCGGTGTTCCCTCTCCTCTGAGAAGTCATCTGAGAAATCACCCGGGAGCGACTCGGAAGTGACTCGGGAGTCACTCGGGGAATCGGCTGGGGAATCAGCGGATTCCCGCGCGGCGCAGGCGCTGCCCGAGCTCCGCGGTGGTCTCGGCGAGCAGTTCGCCGACGCGCCGGGCGTCGTCGTCGGTGACCTGGTGGAGGGGCATGGAGCAGCTCATCGCGTCGGTGGCGGGGATCCGGTAGGGGATCACCGAGGCGACGCACCGCACCCCGAGGCCGCCTTCCTCGACCTCGGCGCCGTAGCCGCGTTCCCGCGTCAGGGCGCATTCGGCGTGGAGGGCTTCGACCGAGGTGATCGTGTTCGGGGTCAGTGCGGTCAGCGGGTCGCGCAGCAGGGCTTCGATCTCGTCGTGCGTCAGCTCGGCGAGCAGCGCCTTCCCGAGGGCGGTGGCGTGCGCGGGAAGGGTCCGGCCGACCCGGGACACCAGATGGGTGGACCTGACCGACTCCCGGGTCTCCAGATACACCACCTGCGCGCCGTCGCGGCGGGCGTAGTGCGCGGTGAACCCGGTCTTCTCGCGGACGCGTTCGAGTGCTTCCGTCGCGTACGGGACCACCGGGTCACGGTCGAGATACGCGGTGCCGCAGATCAACGCCCGGACCCCCAGGCGGTATCGCCCGGTGGGGGAGTCCACCTCCAGCCACCCGGCGTCGAGCAGCGTGCGGAGCAGCCCGTGCAGGCTCGACCTGGGGAATCCGGTACTCAGCTGGAGATCGGCCAGCGACAGCCAGGCGCCGTTGGCCGCGAAGGTCTCCAGCAGATCGATGGCGCGCCGCGCCGACTTCACTCCCGCGGGTTCAACTGCCTTCCCCCCGGCGGGGGTTCCCACCTTCTGCGGCACGAGACGCTCCTCCATCCAGCCGTTGACACGTACGTCCCACCACATTAGCGTCCCGGAACAGCATTCCCCTACATGAATCTTTCACGTGATGACGAACTCCGTTCATGTATATGAACGAGTCGGCGGCCCTTCAAAGCGAAAGAGCGACACGTTGACGGCACACACCCCCATCCAGCTCGACGGCCTCCTCGCGTTTCCCCTCACCCCCTTCACCCACGAACTGGACCTGGACCTGGACGCGTTCGCCGAAACGGTCGAGGGACATGTGGCGGCCGGTGCCGGAGCGCTGTTCATCGCCTGTGGGACCGGCGAGTTCAGCGCGCTGGCGGCCGACGAACAGGCCGCACTCCTGCGCAGGGCACGCGACGTGGTCGCGGGCCGGGTGCCGGTCTGGGTGGGCGCCGGGGGCGGCGCGGCGACGGCACGGGCCGGGATCGCGGCGGCACAGGAAGGGAACGCCGACGGCGTCCTCCTGCTGCCCCCCTACCTCGTGTCCGGATCACCGTCCGGCCTCGTCGACCACGTGCGCTACGCGGTGAACGACTCATCCGTCCCGGTCGTCGTCTACCACCGCTCCAACGGCGCGTTCACCCCGAGGTCCGCGGTGGCGCTGCTCGACATCCCGTCCGTGGCCGGTCTCAAGGACGGCGTCGGCGACGTCGAGCTGATGACCAGGATCGTCACCTCGATCCGCAGCTCGCATGCGCCTCGGGCCGAGGACTTCCTGTTCTTCAACGGCCTGCCGACGGCCGAGGTCTCCGCCCGCGCGTACCGGGCGATCGGGGTGAGCCGCTATTCGTCGGCGGTCCACTGCTTCGCGCCGGAGATCGCTGTCCGCTTCCACGGCGCACTCGCGGCCGGGGACGACCACGTCGTCGACGCGCTGCTCGCGGGGTTCTACCTGCCGCTGGTGGCGCTGCGGGACGAAACCCCGGGCTTCGCGGTCTCGCTGGTGAAGGCCGCCGCACGGCTGCGGGGCGACAGGGTCGGCGGCGTCCGGCCACCACTCGTCGAACCCGGGGCGGAACAGGTCGAACGCCTGAAGAAGATCGTCAAGGACGGCTACGCGCTGCTGACCGCGCTGGACGCGATCGACGCGACGCAAGCAGCGGGCGCGACGCAAGCAGCGGGCGCGACGCAAGCAGCAGGCGCAGCGAACGCAGCGGGCGCAGCGAACGCACTGGACGGTGTTCGCCGATGAGGATAGTCGACGTCGTCCTCACCCCGGTCGCGTTCCGGGACCCGCCGCTGCTCAACGCGATGGGCGTGCACGAGCCGTTCGCGTTGCGCGGTGTGATCGAGCTGCGCTGCGAGGACGGAGTGGTCGGTCTCGGCGAGTCCTACGGCGACCTGGCCTTCCTCGACCAGGTGCGGAAGGTGCTGCCGGAACTGACCGGGCACGACGTGTTCGACCTGCCGGGACTGCGCCGCACCGTGACGCGGGTCCTGGGCGGCGCGGTGTTCGCCGACGAGCACGGCCTCACCGGCGGCTTCTCGGTGAGCAAGACCATCGCCAGCGTGTACGCGCTGTTCGAGGTCGCGTGCCTGGACGCCCAGGGGCACCGCCTGGGCCGCCCGGTGGTCGACCTGCTCGGCGGACGGGTGCGCGACGAGGTCGACTTCTCCGCGTACCTCTTCTACAAGTACGGAGCGCACACGGGCGCCGAACAGGACGTCTGGGGCGAGGTGCTCACCCCACAGGCCCTGGTCGGCGAGGCGCGCCGGATGATCGACCAGTACGGTTTCAAGTCGATCAAGCTCAAGGGCGGCGTGCTGCCCCCCGACGAGGAGATGGACGGCATCCGCGCGCTGGCCGAAGCCTTCCCCGGCCACCCGCTGCGCATCGACCCGAACGCGGCCTGGACGGTGGAGACTTCCCTGCGCGTCGCGCGCGAACTGGACGGCGTCCTCGAATACCTGGAGGACCCGACCCCGGGCATCGAAGGCATGGCGAAGGTCGCCGAGCAGGCGAGCATGCCGCTGGCCACCAACATGTGCGTGGTGCGCTTCGAGGACCTCGAACCGGCGTTCCGGGCCGGGGCCGTCGGCGTCGTCCTCTCCGACCACCACTTCTGGGGCGGCCTGCGCGACACCCAGGCCCTGTCGAAGACCTGCGAGTCCTTCGGCGTCGGCCTCTCGATGCACTCCAACAGCCACCTCGGCATCAGTCTCGCCGCGATGGTGCACGTCGCCGCGGCGACCCCGCATCTGACGTACGCCTGCGACACCCACTGGCCGTGGCGCGACGTCGACGTCGTCGCACCGGGCGCGCTGGAGTTCCGAGGCGGCGCGGTGACCGTGCCGGACGGGCCGGGCCTGGGCATCGAGCTGGACCCGGACGCGCTGGCCAGGGCACACGAGGACTACGTCCGGTGCGGAAGGACCAAGCGGGACGACGTGACCTACATGCGCACCTTCGTCCCCTCGTTCGAACCGAACACGGCACGGTGGTGAAGCGGTGCGCGTAGTCGGTTACGCCTATCCGTGGGACGTCCTCGACGCACCCGGTTTCGTGGACCGGGTACGGGACCTCCGGATCGACGAAGTGGCCGTCGCCGTGGCCTACCACAGCGCCCGCGCCGCCACCCCCTGGTCCCGTACGGGAACGTCGGTGCTCGCCCGGCACGCCGCGCTCTACCGTCCGGTACGGGAGCGAGCCTGGCGCGCCGCCGCGTTGCGTCCGGCCGTACCGGACTGGGCTCCGGCTCACGACAGTGCCGGAGACGCCGTCCGCGTGCTGAACGCGGCCGGGGTGCCCGCCGCCGCGTGGATCGTGCTCACCCACAACTCCCGGCTGGGCGCGGAGTTCCCGCAGTACGCCGTACGCAACTGTTTCGGCGAGAGCTACCCCTGGGCCCTGTGCCCGTCGCAGCCGGCGGTCCGGTCGTACGCGGCGACGCTGACCGAGGAGTGCCTGGCGGGGCTCGACCTCGCAT
This window of the Streptomyces sp. NBC_00237 genome carries:
- a CDS encoding glucarate dehydratase family protein, producing the protein MRIVDVVLTPVAFRDPPLLNAMGVHEPFALRGVIELRCEDGVVGLGESYGDLAFLDQVRKVLPELTGHDVFDLPGLRRTVTRVLGGAVFADEHGLTGGFSVSKTIASVYALFEVACLDAQGHRLGRPVVDLLGGRVRDEVDFSAYLFYKYGAHTGAEQDVWGEVLTPQALVGEARRMIDQYGFKSIKLKGGVLPPDEEMDGIRALAEAFPGHPLRIDPNAAWTVETSLRVARELDGVLEYLEDPTPGIEGMAKVAEQASMPLATNMCVVRFEDLEPAFRAGAVGVVLSDHHFWGGLRDTQALSKTCESFGVGLSMHSNSHLGISLAAMVHVAAATPHLTYACDTHWPWRDVDVVAPGALEFRGGAVTVPDGPGLGIELDPDALARAHEDYVRCGRTKRDDVTYMRTFVPSFEPNTARW